One window from the genome of Eublepharis macularius isolate TG4126 chromosome 15, MPM_Emac_v1.0, whole genome shotgun sequence encodes:
- the NDUFS5 gene encoding NADH dehydrogenase [ubiquinone] iron-sulfur protein 5: protein MPVLDLQDKLGIDIDRWFSIQTTKQPNQRASLCHAFEKEWLECADGIGYTRAKTECKLEKDDLTECLSRVKMMQRMRAILDQRKKLIKEGKYTPPDYHTGKLDADP, encoded by the exons ATGCCGGTCCTGGATCTCCAGGACAAGCTGGGTATTGACATCGACAGATGGTTCAGCATCCAGACCACCAAGCAGCCCAACCAGCGGGCTTCCCTATGCCACGCCTTTGAAAAAGAGTGGCTGGAATGCGCCGATGGCATCGGGTACACTCGAGCCAAGACTGAGTGCAAACTGGAGAAGGACGACCTCACGGAATGCCTCAGTAGGGTCAAAATG ATGCAACGGATGAGAGCGATTCTAGATCAGAGAAAGAAGCTGATAAAGGAAGGGAAATACACCCCACCTGACTACCACACCGGGAAACTGGACGCCGATCCTTGA